Proteins encoded by one window of uncultured Bacteroides sp.:
- a CDS encoding SusC/RagA family TonB-linked outer membrane protein → MKNIRYILFIALALFVVQTVTAQTVLTGSVKDKVTGDPLVGANIFVMNSNNRSLAGTSVDMNGEFRLSVPSQKNLTIVFSFIGYKSLREKYTGQKTISALMEEEGLTISGIEITAKKVEKNSLGMTPKEQISASQRLTLGNIETAPVSSLTDALQGAMSNVDVLSGADPGGKSSIRIRGTSSLNASSDPLFVVDGVPLPVDVSSDFSFATANSDDYGELLNISPSDIESIEVLKDAAATAVWGSKGANGVLLIKTKKGVRGKIRFSFNTKYEFRKEGSSLPMLNANQYVSMIQDAIWNTVSDLGEGGTGANKYLALLYDTKEIGFDPSWKYFKEYNQDTNWLKEVSQTGYSVDNNFSMSGGGDKAIYRLSLGYLNEEGTTIGTGFNRISAMFDMSYKFSDKLDISANFNFTQGVKNANYTDNARSQALTKMPNMSPYVIGEDGERTGDYFTPYSYFQGQYSDVLNPVALVNESVNKNTSTSNRMIFNLHYNFFQGFDYRGIVGFDVRTSKSNSFLPQSVTGVSWVDNNFNYSTNGGNDKLYLTTENRFIYNKSFSDNHKLLLSAIFQTSDQTTSSYSSSTSGNSSSEITDPISGSTPRGGGSGRVINRELGGVLNAHYTLFNKYLFDAGYRMEASSSMASNGRWGGFPTLGAAWQLGDEQFVKDLKSISTAKLRLSWGQSGNTPTGASPYVGTFKPIVPGYGEMVAIQPSKIQLNHLKWETVTQTNLGLDLGFFDNQLNMSVDVYNKLTTNMLQKDVDIPTSTGFSSVAWYNSGKMSNKGWEFRLDYDIMRGKDWGLQLNFNIAQNKNEVLDMPENKTATNYSLKNGAYAYKLVEGDPLGSFYGYKYLGVYQNTDETYVRDNTGKLVSDIQGKPVVMKNNDLKVYPGDAKYMDVNGDGVINQYDIVYIGNSNPTLTGGFGFSLRYKSWGLIANFHGRAGQKAINQTRMNMENMYGKSNQSTAVLKRWRHEGDDTDIPRALYDRGYNYLGSDRFVEDASFLRLKTVTLKYALPKSLSGKAGIQKAEFYLTGYDLFTLTKYTGQDPEISSSRIDNMYEVALDKASTPKPLRFAFGLNLNF, encoded by the coding sequence ATGAAAAATATTCGATATATTCTTTTTATAGCATTGGCGCTGTTTGTTGTTCAGACTGTAACTGCGCAAACAGTACTTACAGGTTCTGTAAAAGACAAAGTGACAGGTGATCCTCTCGTAGGAGCCAATATTTTTGTTATGAATTCAAATAATCGTTCATTAGCAGGTACTTCTGTTGATATGAATGGGGAGTTTCGTCTTTCTGTCCCATCTCAAAAGAATTTAACTATTGTATTCTCTTTTATAGGATATAAGAGCCTGAGAGAAAAGTATACCGGTCAGAAAACTATTAGTGCTTTAATGGAGGAAGAAGGATTAACCATTTCAGGGATTGAAATTACTGCAAAGAAGGTGGAAAAGAATTCTTTGGGAATGACTCCAAAGGAACAGATTTCAGCATCTCAGAGATTAACTTTAGGAAACATTGAAACTGCTCCGGTTTCTTCTCTTACGGATGCATTGCAGGGAGCAATGTCAAATGTGGATGTGCTCTCAGGCGCTGATCCAGGAGGTAAAAGCTCTATACGTATTCGAGGAACATCTTCGTTGAATGCATCATCAGACCCATTATTTGTTGTTGATGGTGTACCTCTTCCTGTTGATGTTTCTTCCGATTTTAGTTTTGCAACAGCAAACTCTGATGATTATGGTGAATTACTTAATATTTCTCCTAGTGATATTGAATCAATAGAAGTATTGAAAGATGCTGCAGCAACAGCTGTTTGGGGATCAAAAGGTGCAAATGGTGTACTCTTGATTAAAACGAAAAAAGGTGTTAGAGGAAAAATACGATTTTCTTTTAATACAAAATATGAGTTTAGAAAAGAAGGCAGTTCTCTTCCAATGTTGAATGCGAATCAATATGTTTCCATGATTCAAGATGCAATTTGGAATACAGTTAGTGATCTTGGAGAAGGTGGTACAGGTGCTAATAAATATTTAGCATTGCTTTATGATACTAAAGAAATTGGTTTTGATCCTTCATGGAAATATTTTAAAGAATATAACCAAGATACAAATTGGCTTAAAGAGGTTTCGCAAACAGGATATTCTGTTGATAACAACTTCTCAATGTCGGGTGGAGGCGATAAAGCTATTTATCGTTTATCATTAGGGTACTTAAATGAAGAAGGAACTACTATTGGAACCGGATTTAATCGTATTAGTGCGATGTTTGATATGAGTTACAAGTTTTCTGATAAACTTGATATTTCTGCAAACTTCAACTTTACTCAGGGAGTAAAGAATGCTAATTATACAGATAATGCCCGTTCTCAGGCTTTAACTAAAATGCCTAATATGAGTCCTTATGTAATTGGGGAAGATGGTGAACGTACAGGCGATTACTTTACCCCATATTCTTATTTTCAGGGGCAGTATTCTGATGTTCTTAATCCTGTTGCTTTAGTTAATGAAAGTGTAAATAAAAACACTTCTACTTCTAATCGTATGATTTTTAATCTTCATTACAATTTTTTCCAAGGTTTTGATTATCGTGGTATTGTTGGCTTTGATGTCAGAACATCTAAGAGCAATTCCTTTTTACCTCAAAGTGTGACTGGCGTTTCTTGGGTTGATAATAACTTTAATTATAGTACAAACGGTGGAAATGATAAGCTCTATTTAACGACTGAAAATAGGTTTATCTATAATAAATCTTTTTCAGATAACCATAAATTACTATTAAGTGCAATTTTCCAAACATCCGATCAAACTACATCAAGTTACTCTAGTTCCACAAGTGGTAATTCAAGTAGTGAAATTACTGACCCTATTTCTGGTTCAACTCCCCGAGGTGGCGGTTCCGGACGAGTTATAAATCGTGAATTAGGTGGTGTGTTGAATGCTCATTATACACTCTTCAATAAATATCTGTTTGATGCAGGATATAGAATGGAGGCTAGTTCAAGTATGGCTAGTAATGGCCGTTGGGGAGGTTTTCCAACTCTTGGTGCAGCTTGGCAATTGGGAGATGAGCAGTTTGTGAAAGATCTAAAATCAATATCAACAGCTAAATTAAGGTTAAGCTGGGGGCAGAGTGGAAATACTCCTACAGGAGCATCTCCATATGTAGGAACATTTAAGCCAATTGTTCCAGGCTACGGAGAAATGGTTGCTATTCAGCCTAGCAAAATTCAACTGAATCACCTTAAATGGGAGACTGTTACTCAAACAAATTTAGGTCTTGACCTAGGTTTTTTTGATAACCAATTGAATATGTCTGTTGACGTGTATAATAAGTTAACAACAAATATGCTGCAGAAAGATGTGGATATACCAACATCAACTGGTTTTTCTAGCGTAGCATGGTATAATTCAGGCAAGATGTCTAACAAAGGTTGGGAGTTTCGTTTAGATTATGACATTATGAGAGGAAAGGACTGGGGATTACAGTTAAACTTTAATATTGCTCAGAATAAAAATGAAGTACTAGACATGCCTGAGAATAAAACTGCAACAAACTATTCTTTAAAAAATGGGGCATATGCATATAAATTGGTAGAAGGAGATCCTCTTGGTTCATTTTATGGATATAAATATCTAGGCGTATATCAAAATACAGATGAAACTTATGTTCGGGATAATACAGGAAAGCTAGTCAGTGATATTCAGGGCAAACCAGTTGTTATGAAAAATAACGACCTAAAAGTGTATCCTGGTGATGCTAAATATATGGACGTAAATGGTGATGGGGTTATTAACCAGTATGATATTGTTTATATTGGAAACTCTAACCCAACGCTTACAGGTGGATTTGGATTTAGTCTACGTTACAAATCATGGGGATTAATTGCTAATTTCCATGGTAGAGCAGGACAAAAAGCGATCAATCAAACCCGAATGAATATGGAAAACATGTATGGGAAAAGCAATCAAAGTACTGCTGTTCTCAAAAGATGGAGACATGAAGGTGATGATACAGATATTCCCCGTGCATTATATGACCGTGGATACAACTATTTAGGATCTGATCGTTTTGTAGAAGATGCTTCTTTCCTGCGTTTAAAAACAGTTACATTGAAATATGCTCTTCCTAAATCGTTATCAGGCAAAGCAGGCATTCAGAAAGCTGAGTTTTATTTGACAGGATACGACTTGTTTACTTTAACAAAATATACAGGTCAGGATCCAGAGATCAGTTCTTCCAGAATAGACAATATGTATGAAGTAGCGCTCGATAAGGCATCTACACCTAAGCCGTTGAGATTTGCTTTTGGATTAAACTTGAATTTTTAA
- a CDS encoding fasciclin domain-containing protein → MKKKSIFFACILFLFTSCNSEMDKYYELPSWLKGNSWEVLEAKGNFSIFLKGVEKTSYKELVQGKGQITVMAPTDDAFKAYFAKRKINSLDDLSANELDKLIAYHLVYYSFTKERFENYSPEGIDAESETTSPGLFYKFRTKSRDAITSETDSTDNKRVKMVMHKERFLPVFSSNLFNSKHIDAKSNYEYFYPTSTWSGDKGFNVSNATVNEYSIVTDNGYVYTLNQVVDPLETIYSKLSGSADYSTFRNIYDKFINYKYDASSTASYGKGDSLFVHYHTSLPAIASEWTNDLNSSVSDYAQLSNLSKKAMNVFAPDNTSLQTFYDKYWRPYYGNSGINNVNFVPLLALLSNHVNNGEVLFPETIESGKVVTSWVTPIVFDTKSAKLRQMCVNGTLYGLDHVIVPPMFEKVTAPMFCNPEYNMFLDMSSSYIDILLSDQNQFKVFYPTDNMIVNHTTYAGASMKYINTNSKKYGSQEIQIEGLNGLETMKYTQKKILSGNHIVIKTMSSRDDETIYKTISPFNYIYSKGNNIYSSATYNSGAEAPTFKKINSWSNGTAYALEGDASALVPEFSQFKDVVTSAVACPSEFSGFSTLIGTSGLAKSVPAFNFLQGNRFIVLIPTQKAITDASSAGKIPPTTKLADFLKYYFVDVNSSNLLDYPFPGANVKGELTTFRYLPNGQMAKLTLIDTGSGLKIKDSKGNTVNVVSYFPKIYSDGAAYLIDGILEVE, encoded by the coding sequence ATGAAAAAAAAGTCTATTTTTTTTGCTTGTATTCTATTTTTGTTTACCTCGTGTAATTCAGAAATGGACAAGTATTATGAACTTCCTTCCTGGTTGAAAGGCAACTCGTGGGAAGTGCTTGAGGCAAAAGGCAATTTCTCTATTTTCTTGAAAGGTGTAGAAAAAACATCTTATAAAGAATTAGTTCAAGGAAAGGGTCAAATAACAGTAATGGCTCCTACCGATGATGCTTTCAAAGCATATTTTGCCAAAAGAAAAATCAATTCACTGGATGATTTATCTGCTAATGAATTAGATAAGCTTATTGCTTATCACTTAGTTTATTATTCGTTTACGAAAGAACGATTTGAAAATTATAGTCCGGAAGGAATAGATGCTGAATCAGAAACAACAAGTCCTGGTTTATTTTATAAATTCAGAACTAAGAGTCGTGATGCTATAACCTCAGAAACAGACTCTACAGATAACAAAAGAGTTAAAATGGTGATGCATAAAGAACGTTTCCTTCCAGTTTTTTCTTCTAACTTATTTAACTCGAAACACATTGATGCAAAATCTAATTATGAATATTTTTATCCCACATCTACATGGAGTGGAGATAAAGGTTTTAATGTATCTAATGCAACGGTTAATGAATATAGTATAGTTACAGACAATGGCTATGTATACACATTAAACCAAGTAGTAGATCCACTTGAAACAATTTATAGTAAGTTATCAGGATCAGCTGATTATAGCACATTTAGAAATATCTATGATAAGTTTATTAATTATAAATATGATGCATCTTCTACAGCTTCTTATGGAAAAGGAGATTCATTATTTGTGCATTATCACACCTCTTTACCGGCAATTGCTTCTGAATGGACCAACGATTTAAATTCCTCTGTTTCTGATTATGCCCAATTATCTAATTTGTCAAAGAAGGCTATGAATGTATTTGCACCAGATAATACCTCCTTACAAACATTTTACGATAAATACTGGAGACCTTATTATGGTAATAGTGGTATCAATAATGTAAATTTTGTCCCCTTACTAGCTTTGTTGAGTAATCATGTTAATAACGGTGAAGTGTTGTTTCCTGAGACAATAGAATCTGGCAAGGTTGTAACATCTTGGGTTACTCCTATTGTATTTGATACAAAATCGGCAAAGCTGAGACAGATGTGCGTGAATGGTACACTTTATGGATTAGATCACGTGATAGTTCCACCTATGTTTGAAAAGGTTACAGCTCCCATGTTTTGCAACCCTGAATATAATATGTTCCTTGATATGTCTTCTTCTTATATAGATATATTATTAAGTGATCAGAATCAGTTTAAAGTCTTTTATCCAACTGATAACATGATTGTAAATCATACAACATATGCTGGAGCATCGATGAAGTATATTAATACAAATTCTAAAAAGTATGGTTCACAGGAAATTCAGATAGAAGGATTGAATGGGTTGGAAACCATGAAATATACTCAAAAAAAGATTCTCTCAGGTAATCATATTGTTATTAAAACAATGTCGAGCCGTGACGATGAGACTATCTACAAAACAATAAGTCCTTTTAATTATATTTATTCAAAAGGCAATAATATTTATTCGTCAGCTACTTATAATTCAGGAGCAGAAGCTCCAACATTTAAGAAGATTAATTCATGGAGTAATGGAACTGCATATGCACTTGAAGGTGATGCTTCAGCTTTGGTTCCGGAGTTTTCTCAATTTAAAGATGTGGTAACAAGTGCTGTTGCTTGTCCTTCTGAATTTAGTGGATTTAGTACTCTTATTGGAACATCTGGGTTGGCAAAGAGTGTTCCAGCATTTAATTTTTTGCAAGGTAATCGGTTTATAGTATTAATTCCTACTCAAAAAGCTATAACTGATGCTTCCTCTGCAGGTAAAATCCCTCCAACTACAAAACTTGCTGATTTTCTGAAATATTATTTTGTAGATGTAAACTCAAGTAATTTGTTGGATTATCCTTTTCCTGGAGCAAATGTAAAAGGCGAACTTACAACTTTTAGATATTTACCAAACGGACAAATGGCTAAACTTACTTTGATTGATACCGGATCTGGATTGAAAATAAAAGATTCAAAAGGTAATACAGTTAATGTAGTAAGTTATTTCCCGAAAATTTATTCAGATGGGGCTGCCTATTTGATTGATGGAATATTGGAAGTTGAATAA
- a CDS encoding RagB/SusD family nutrient uptake outer membrane protein → MKNIKYYISVLTLIFALSSCQDYLNVLPENEQNSSEYWKTKEEVQAVLASGYVNLRLAQEDLFLWGESRGNGVIFFGDGSTGQKAAQKVRSMDILLNNDLAKWDAIYKVINMANSVIKYAPGVVEKDKSFNVNVMNSYLSEAYFLRALSYFYLVRVFGNVPYVVEPYVDDNASYVLEATSGNDILEKCVTDLNGSLETAKEYFPETDAANPMNTKGRATKWAIYSLLADINLWLGNYQDCITECDAVINSKRVGLIQGASWFTNFYPGNSNESIFEIQYSKPLAQTNSFINWFSTNHYYLISPYELSLFNSDNDIRGGNASYMASDESTIWKYIGKLNDGATARDGSTENDQNYIIYRLADIYLMKSEANIMLGTDDGYAKGADLINQIRERAGLADISATSNQQSMLLLLLQERQREFFAEGKCWFDLLRIGSRDNYKYKELLIEQVLSVAGANNQAVMRSKLADTNSWYMPYHEDETAVNPLLKQNSYYEKLGK, encoded by the coding sequence ATGAAAAATATTAAATATTATATCTCGGTATTGACTCTTATATTTGCTTTATCTTCTTGTCAAGACTACTTAAATGTTTTGCCTGAAAATGAACAAAATAGTTCTGAATATTGGAAAACAAAAGAAGAGGTGCAGGCTGTGTTAGCTTCAGGATATGTTAACTTACGCTTGGCTCAGGAGGATCTTTTTCTTTGGGGCGAATCCAGAGGAAATGGTGTCATATTTTTTGGTGATGGCTCTACTGGTCAGAAAGCAGCTCAAAAAGTTCGTTCTATGGATATTCTGCTGAATAATGATTTAGCTAAATGGGATGCTATTTATAAGGTTATTAATATGGCTAATTCTGTGATAAAGTATGCACCGGGCGTCGTTGAAAAAGATAAATCTTTTAATGTAAATGTGATGAACTCATATTTGTCCGAAGCGTATTTTCTACGTGCATTATCTTATTTTTATCTGGTGCGTGTTTTTGGTAATGTTCCTTATGTTGTGGAGCCTTATGTAGACGATAATGCTTCATACGTTTTGGAAGCAACTTCAGGAAATGATATTCTAGAAAAATGCGTTACTGATTTAAATGGATCGTTAGAAACTGCGAAAGAATATTTTCCGGAAACAGATGCCGCAAATCCAATGAATACTAAAGGACGTGCAACTAAATGGGCTATTTATTCTTTACTGGCAGATATAAATCTTTGGTTGGGTAACTATCAGGATTGTATTACTGAATGTGATGCTGTTATCAATTCTAAAAGAGTGGGACTTATTCAAGGTGCTTCTTGGTTTACTAATTTTTATCCAGGAAATAGTAATGAAAGTATCTTTGAGATACAATATAGTAAGCCTTTGGCTCAAACAAATAGTTTTATTAATTGGTTCAGCACAAACCATTACTATTTGATTTCTCCTTATGAACTGTCCTTATTTAATAGTGACAATGATATAAGAGGTGGAAATGCCTCATATATGGCAAGTGATGAATCTACTATTTGGAAGTATATTGGTAAATTGAACGATGGTGCAACAGCGCGTGATGGTAGTACGGAAAATGATCAGAACTACATTATTTATCGGTTGGCTGATATTTATTTAATGAAATCCGAAGCTAATATAATGTTAGGAACAGATGATGGTTATGCTAAAGGGGCTGATTTAATCAATCAGATACGCGAAAGAGCTGGATTAGCTGATATCTCAGCTACATCTAATCAGCAATCAATGTTACTCCTTTTATTACAGGAGCGCCAAAGAGAATTCTTTGCTGAAGGAAAATGCTGGTTTGATTTATTGCGCATTGGGTCCAGAGATAATTATAAATACAAAGAACTTTTAATAGAGCAAGTCTTGTCTGTAGCAGGTGCTAATAATCAAGCAGTGATGCGTTCAAAACTGGCTGATACAAACTCTTGGTATATGCCATATCATGAAGATGAAACAGCTGTAAATCCTCTGCTTAAACAGAATTCTTATTATGAGAAACTTGGTAAATAG
- the ansB gene encoding L-asparaginase 2, whose translation MKAVKRFQFFVFCVLLSALTVMAQKPNIHILATGGTIAGTGASSTKTNYTAGQVAISALLDAVPDINNVANVTGEQIVRIGSQDMSDDVWLTLAKRINILLADSKVDGIVITHGTDTMEETAYFLNLVVNSDKPVILVGAMRPSTAISADGPLNLYNAVVTASSKESVGKGVMVVMNGLILGAGDVLKTNTISVETFQSPNCGPLGYVFNSKVFFNRIPTKIHTSASEFSVDKLDKLPKVGIIYSYSNVEPEAVNALIAAGYKGIVHAGVGNGNIHKNIFPELIRARKAGIQVVRSSRVPTGPSTLDAEVNDAEYGFIASQELNPQKSRVLLMLALTKTSDWKQIQTYFNEY comes from the coding sequence ATGAAAGCAGTTAAAAGATTCCAATTTTTTGTTTTCTGTGTGTTGCTATCAGCATTAACAGTAATGGCTCAAAAGCCTAATATTCACATTTTAGCCACAGGAGGTACGATAGCCGGAACCGGTGCTTCTAGTACAAAAACAAATTATACAGCCGGACAAGTAGCTATCAGTGCATTACTTGATGCTGTTCCTGATATTAATAATGTGGCAAATGTAACTGGCGAACAAATTGTCAGAATAGGATCACAGGATATGTCTGACGATGTATGGCTCACTCTCGCGAAGCGGATTAATATATTGCTTGCTGATAGTAAAGTAGATGGTATTGTGATTACTCATGGAACCGATACCATGGAAGAAACCGCTTATTTTCTCAATCTTGTGGTAAATAGTGATAAACCGGTTATTCTGGTTGGTGCTATGCGTCCTTCAACAGCAATTAGTGCAGATGGTCCGTTGAATTTATATAATGCCGTAGTTACTGCCTCATCAAAAGAATCTGTAGGCAAAGGGGTTATGGTTGTTATGAATGGACTTATTCTTGGAGCCGGAGATGTACTGAAAACAAATACAATCAGTGTGGAGACTTTCCAATCTCCTAATTGCGGCCCATTAGGTTATGTTTTTAATAGTAAAGTGTTTTTTAATCGTATTCCTACCAAGATTCACACTTCAGCATCAGAGTTCTCTGTTGATAAATTAGATAAACTTCCTAAAGTGGGGATTATTTATAGCTATTCAAATGTGGAACCCGAAGCTGTTAATGCATTGATTGCTGCCGGTTATAAAGGTATTGTTCATGCAGGTGTAGGAAATGGTAACATTCACAAGAATATTTTCCCGGAACTAATCAGAGCAAGAAAGGCTGGTATTCAGGTTGTTCGTTCGTCAAGAGTACCAACCGGTCCAAGTACATTGGATGCAGAGGTAAATGATGCCGAATATGGATTTATAGCTTCTCAGGAACTAAATCCTCAGAAGTCAAGAGTTCTGTTGATGCTTGCACTGACAAAGACTAGCGATTGGAAACAGATTCAAACTTATTTTAATGAATATTGA
- a CDS encoding porin — protein sequence MKKYILLLGVLLCMTGVKAQQNDDMRSSKSLFEDVTNIKKKTDKFNFFLNMNGSFDNLFDNGTHEISKFNMRQLRIEAKGKVNDWLSYRWRQRLNRPNTGSGNIDNLPTSIDVAGIGVKVSDDFSMFIGKQCAAYGGIEFDLNPIEIYEYSDMIENMSNFLTGVNFAYNFSDNHQLQFQVLNSMNTSFAGTYNVGNTGIVQSETPLVYTINWNGNFFKNAFKTRWSASLMNEAKSKNMYYFALGNELTQGKFNMFFDFMYSNEELDRNGIMSGITNSSRYGNAVNAEYLSLVTKLNYRFAPKWNVFLKGMYETASLKDNLVGFSKGKYRTSYGYFAGLEYYPMESNLHFFLTYVGRAYQYTNTAKSLGFDNYNTDRISLGFIYQLQMF from the coding sequence ATGAAAAAGTATATACTATTGTTGGGCGTTTTGTTGTGCATGACCGGTGTCAAGGCACAGCAGAACGACGATATGCGTTCCTCGAAAAGTTTGTTTGAGGATGTAACGAATATCAAGAAGAAGACAGATAAATTCAACTTCTTTCTGAATATGAATGGTAGTTTTGATAATCTGTTTGATAATGGAACTCATGAGATTAGTAAATTTAATATGAGACAACTTCGTATTGAGGCTAAAGGTAAAGTTAACGACTGGTTGTCATACCGGTGGAGACAACGCTTGAACCGGCCGAATACTGGTAGTGGTAATATTGATAACTTACCAACTTCCATTGATGTTGCAGGAATCGGAGTGAAAGTATCTGACGACTTTTCAATGTTTATCGGAAAACAATGTGCAGCCTACGGAGGTATTGAGTTCGATTTGAATCCGATTGAAATCTATGAATACAGTGACATGATTGAGAATATGAGCAATTTCCTTACCGGAGTAAACTTTGCCTATAATTTCAGTGATAATCACCAGTTACAGTTCCAGGTTCTGAATAGTATGAATACGAGCTTTGCAGGCACTTACAATGTAGGTAATACAGGCATTGTGCAAAGCGAAACGCCGCTAGTATACACGATCAACTGGAATGGTAACTTCTTTAAAAATGCATTCAAGACCCGCTGGTCTGCATCGTTGATGAACGAGGCTAAAAGCAAGAATATGTACTACTTTGCCTTGGGAAATGAACTTACACAAGGCAAATTCAATATGTTCTTTGATTTTATGTATTCTAATGAAGAATTAGATCGTAATGGAATAATGAGCGGCATCACTAATTCAAGTAGATATGGAAATGCAGTGAATGCAGAATATTTGTCATTGGTTACGAAACTGAATTATCGGTTTGCTCCCAAATGGAATGTTTTCCTGAAAGGAATGTATGAAACGGCTTCATTAAAGGATAATTTGGTGGGATTCTCAAAAGGTAAATATCGCACTTCTTACGGGTATTTTGCAGGATTGGAATATTATCCTATGGAATCGAACCTGCATTTCTTCTTAACTTACGTAGGTCGTGCATATCAATATACAAATACGGCTAAATCTTTGGGATTTGATAATTATAATACAGACAGAATTTCTTTAGGATTCATTTATCAGTTACAAATGTTTTAA